The Rhinoderma darwinii isolate aRhiDar2 chromosome 11, aRhiDar2.hap1, whole genome shotgun sequence genome window below encodes:
- the LOC142663017 gene encoding histone H3-like, translating into MSPPPHYTWWMVTLICCLWMRGSVLFYKCARCCRAMARTKQTARKSTGGKAPRKQLATKAARKSAPATGGVKKPHRYRPGTVALREIRRYQKSTELLIRKLPFQRLVREIAQDFKTDLRFQSSAVMALQEASEAYLVGLFEDTNLCAIHAKRVTIMPKDIQLARRIRGERA; encoded by the exons ATGTCCCCTCCTCCTCATTACACGTGGTGGATGGTGACCCTTATATGCTGCCTCTGGATGCGGGGCAGTGTCCTGT TCTACAAGTGTGCACGTTGTTGTAGAGCTATGGCCAGAACAAAGCAGACTGCGCGTAAATCCACCGGCGGGAAAGCGCCCCGCAAGCAGCTGGCTACTAAAGCTGCACGGAAGAGCGCTCCCGCTACCGGCGGAGTGAAGAAGCCTCATCGTTACCGCCCGGGCACAGTCGCTCTCCGTGAAATCCGCCGCTACCAGAAGTCCACCGAGCTTCTTATTCGTAAGCTGCCCTTCCAGCGCCTGGTGCGAGAGATCGCTCAGGACTTCAAGACCGATCTGCGCTTCCAGAGCTCAGCAGTCATGGCTCTGCAGGAGGCCAGCGAGGCTTATCTAGTCGGGCTGTTTGAGGATACCAACCTGTGCGCCATCCACGCCAAGAGGGTCACCATCATGCCCAAAGACATTCAACTGGCCCGCAGGATCCGTGGGGAGAGGGCTTAG
- the LOC142663334 gene encoding histone H2B 1.1 encodes MPEPAKSAPAPKKGSKKAVTKTQKKDGKKRRKSRKESYAIYVYKVLKQVHPDTGISSKAMGIMNSFVNDIFERIAGEASRLAHYNKRSTITSREIQTAVRLLLPGELAKHAVSEGTKAVTKYTSAK; translated from the coding sequence ATGCCTGAGCCCGCCAAGTCTGCCCCGGCGCCCAAGAAGGGCTCCAAGAAAGCCGTGACCAAGACACAGAAGAAGGACGGCAAGAAGCGGAGAAAGAGCAGGAAGGAGAGTTACGCCATTTACGTGTACAAGGTGCTCAAGCAGGTCCACCCTGACACCGGCATCTCGTCCAAGGCTATGGGCATCATGAACtccttcgtcaatgacatcttcgagCGCATCGCAGGGGAAGCCTCCCGCCTGGCTCACTACAACAAGCGCTCCACCATCACCTCCCGGGAGATCCAGACTGCCGTGCGCCTGCTGCTGCCTGGAGAGCTGGCCAAGCACGCCGTGTCCGAGGGCACCAAGGCCGTCACCAAGTATACCAGCGCCAAGTAA
- the LOC142663323 gene encoding histone H1A-like produces the protein MAETAPAAAVPPTEPAAKSKKQPKKPAAGGAKKSSGPSVSELIVKAVSASKERSGVSLAALKKALAAGGYDVDKNNSRLKMALKTLVTKETLLQVKGSGASGSFKLNKKQLETKDKAAKKKPAAAAKSPKKTPAKSLTKAKRPAAAKKAAKSPKKPKPAPKKITKSPAKKAAKPKAAKSPAKKAAKSPAKKAAKSPAKKAAKSRKTVTKK, from the coding sequence ATGGCAGAGACCGCACCAGCCGCCGCTGTCCCTCCCACCGAGCCGGCCGCCAAATCCAAGAAGCAGCcgaaaaaacctgcagcagggGGCGCCAAGAAATCTTCCGGTCCCAGCGTGTCCGAGCTCATCGTGAAAGCCGTGTCCGCCTCCAAAGAGCGCAGTGGGGTGTCTCTGGCCGCCCTGAAGAAGGCTCTGGCTGCTGGAGGATACGATGTAGACAAGAACAACAGCCGCCTGAAGATGGCGCTCAAGACACTGGTGACCAAGGAAACCCTGCTCCAGGTGAAAGGCAGCGGCGCCTCCGGCTCCTTCAAGCTGAACAAGAAGCAGCTGGAGACTAAGGACAAGGCGGCCAAGAAGAAGCCGGCGGCTGCTGCCAAATCCCCGAAGAAGACTCCGGCCAAGAGCCTGACAAAGGCCAAGAGGCCTGCCGCTGCAAAGAAGGCGGCGAAGAGCCCCAAGAAGCCAAAACCTGCCCCCAAGAAAATAACAAAGAGCCCAGCAAAGAAGGCGGCCAAGcccaaagctgccaagagtccggctaagaaagctgccaagagtccggctaagaaagctgccaagagtccggctaagaaggCGGCTAAGTCCAGGAAGACCGTGACGAAGAAATAA